A single region of the Solwaraspora sp. WMMD406 genome encodes:
- a CDS encoding helix-turn-helix transcriptional regulator: MPPPEPVAALVRWFWIPEWRIAPGRTSRQQIIAFPACNLVVGPAGVELAGPTTRLSHRDLTGVGWAVGALLRPAAVPHFTPDPALLRDTSRVVELPELHRAVVEAMDGTDDPTVRHARAVAAFTDWLAATIGPPGPEALHANDLAELVDTDPQVLRVEDIAARLHVSVRTVQRLGRRYVGLPPLTMIRRRRLQEAAHLLRTDPDTELATLAARLGYADQAHLANEFRTVLGFTPSAYRRESTPP; this comes from the coding sequence CTGCCGCCGCCGGAACCGGTCGCGGCCCTGGTCCGCTGGTTCTGGATCCCCGAGTGGCGGATCGCGCCGGGCCGCACCTCCCGGCAGCAGATCATCGCCTTCCCCGCCTGCAACCTGGTGGTCGGGCCGGCCGGGGTGGAGCTGGCCGGGCCGACGACCCGGCTGTCCCACCGTGATCTGACCGGCGTCGGCTGGGCCGTCGGCGCCCTGCTGCGTCCGGCGGCGGTGCCGCACTTCACGCCCGATCCGGCACTGCTGCGCGACACGTCACGCGTCGTCGAACTGCCTGAACTGCACAGGGCGGTGGTCGAGGCGATGGACGGCACCGACGATCCGACGGTACGGCACGCCCGCGCGGTGGCGGCGTTCACCGACTGGCTGGCCGCGACGATCGGGCCGCCCGGCCCGGAGGCGCTGCACGCCAACGACCTGGCCGAACTGGTCGACACCGATCCGCAGGTGCTGCGGGTCGAGGACATCGCCGCCCGGCTGCACGTCTCGGTCCGTACGGTGCAGCGGCTGGGCCGCCGCTACGTCGGCCTGCCGCCACTGACGATGATCCGCCGGCGGCGGCTGCAGGAGGCGGCGCACCTGCTGCGGACCGACCCGGACACCGAGCTGGCCACGTTGGCGGCGCGCCTCGGCTACGCCGACCAGGCCCACCTGGCCAACGAGTTCCGTACCGTCCTCGGCTTCACCCCGAGCGCGTACCGCCGGGAGTCCACCCCGCCCTGA
- a CDS encoding VOC family protein produces the protein MTDTFAAADGQHTAADGQHTTNGTPHGVTSLTPFLAIPDARGAIAFYRDVFGARVVDVTEMGGIVVHAVLDFGNGHLQLGEPSPAYGMVAPPAGDEDCYSMGLYCPDVDATLARAVTAGATVREPAATFVSGDRFASVRDPYGVRWSIMTRVEDLSESESARRVAEWAARQG, from the coding sequence ATGACCGACACCTTCGCGGCCGCTGACGGCCAGCACACGGCCGCTGACGGCCAGCACACCACCAACGGCACGCCGCACGGCGTCACCAGCCTGACTCCGTTCCTGGCCATCCCGGACGCCCGGGGCGCGATCGCCTTCTACCGGGACGTGTTCGGTGCCCGGGTGGTGGACGTGACCGAGATGGGCGGCATCGTCGTGCACGCGGTGCTCGACTTCGGCAACGGCCATCTGCAGCTCGGCGAGCCGTCCCCGGCGTACGGCATGGTGGCACCGCCGGCCGGTGACGAGGACTGCTACTCGATGGGGCTGTACTGCCCCGACGTCGACGCGACGCTCGCCCGGGCCGTCACGGCCGGCGCGACGGTACGGGAACCGGCCGCGACGTTCGTCTCCGGTGACCGGTTCGCCAGCGTCCGGGACCCGTACGGGGTGCGCTGGTCGATCATGACCCGGGTCGAGGACCTGTCCGAGTCCGAGAGCGCCCGCCGGGTCGCCGAATGGGCCGCGCGGCAGGGCTAG
- a CDS encoding GNAT family protein — MGEAVIGWPVVLTDGPVLLRPYRRTDAVEWSEVRRRNQAWLAPWESAPPGPWHELNSPDAFRYLYRDQRRAARRGESMPFAVCLVEPTGQRLVGHLNIGNIVRRAFCSGYAGYWIDAAVAGRGVMPTALALAVDHAFVAGGLHRIEVNIRPENVPSRRVVEKLGFREEAYHRRYMHIDGAWRDHVGYALTSEDVLAEGGLLARWRRLRTSAR; from the coding sequence ATGGGTGAGGCCGTGATCGGCTGGCCGGTGGTGCTCACCGACGGGCCGGTGCTGCTGCGTCCGTACCGGCGGACCGACGCCGTCGAATGGTCGGAGGTGCGTCGCCGCAACCAGGCGTGGCTGGCCCCCTGGGAGTCCGCTCCGCCCGGTCCCTGGCACGAGCTCAACTCGCCGGACGCGTTTCGTTACCTCTACCGCGATCAGCGTCGGGCGGCGCGGCGCGGCGAGAGCATGCCGTTCGCGGTCTGTCTGGTCGAGCCGACCGGGCAGCGGCTGGTCGGCCATCTCAATATCGGCAACATCGTCCGCCGTGCCTTCTGCTCCGGCTACGCCGGCTACTGGATCGACGCGGCGGTGGCCGGACGCGGAGTGATGCCGACCGCGTTGGCCCTTGCGGTGGATCACGCCTTTGTCGCCGGCGGGCTGCACCGGATCGAGGTGAACATCCGGCCGGAGAACGTGCCATCACGACGAGTAGTGGAGAAGTTGGGTTTCCGTGAGGAGGCCTACCATCGTCGCTACATGCACATCGACGGCGCCTGGCGCGACCACGTCGGCTACGCGCTGACCAGTGAAGATGTCCTGGCAGAAGGCGGTTTGCTGGCCCGCTGGCGCCGACTGCGCACCAGCGCGCGTTAG
- a CDS encoding FAD-dependent oxidoreductase encodes MKAVVCGAGIAGLALAHQLDADGWSVTVLEQAAAPRTQGYMIDFFGPGYDAIERMGLLPRLRERGYQVRALTYRDDQGHRRASLSFARFADLVDGRLVSIMRPDLEQLLREALPPRVALRYGSRLTRVDHRADRVDATTADGTVHRADLLVGADGVHSTVRRLTFGDERHFLRHLGFHTAAWVFDDPTVREAVGDEFALTDSTRRQLGCYALRDGRVAVFAVHRVTDPTLPADPRTTLQREYADLGWIAPQALAACPPADELYYDQVAQIELPHWSQGRVVLVGDACQAVSLLAGQGASLAVAGAETLAAELSRASATPVPDPGAHSGRTAADPRTAAADARVIATDRLAIALRRYETAMRPIVADTQRTARRGVRWFVPERQWWLRVRRLALAAAGLPGVDRIIARSVVGKSRG; translated from the coding sequence ATGAAAGCCGTCGTCTGCGGCGCCGGGATCGCCGGCCTGGCCCTAGCGCACCAGCTGGACGCCGACGGCTGGTCGGTGACGGTCCTCGAACAAGCAGCCGCTCCGCGTACCCAGGGCTACATGATCGACTTCTTCGGTCCGGGCTACGACGCCATCGAACGGATGGGGCTGCTGCCGCGCCTGCGCGAGCGCGGCTACCAGGTGCGGGCGTTGACCTACCGCGACGACCAGGGCCACCGCCGGGCCAGCCTCAGCTTCGCCCGCTTCGCCGACCTGGTCGACGGCCGACTCGTCAGCATCATGCGCCCCGACCTGGAACAACTGCTCCGCGAAGCCCTGCCCCCACGAGTCGCCCTGCGCTACGGCAGCCGGCTGACCCGCGTCGACCATCGCGCCGACCGGGTCGACGCCACCACCGCCGACGGCACTGTCCACCGGGCCGACCTGCTGGTCGGCGCCGACGGCGTCCACTCCACCGTCCGCCGGCTCACCTTCGGCGACGAACGGCACTTCCTGCGCCACCTCGGCTTCCACACCGCCGCCTGGGTGTTCGACGACCCGACCGTACGCGAGGCCGTCGGCGACGAATTCGCCCTCACCGACAGCACCCGCCGCCAGCTCGGCTGCTACGCGCTACGCGACGGCCGGGTCGCGGTCTTCGCCGTACACCGGGTCACCGATCCGACGCTGCCGGCCGACCCCCGGACCACCCTCCAGCGCGAGTACGCCGACCTCGGCTGGATCGCCCCGCAGGCGCTCGCGGCCTGCCCACCGGCCGACGAGCTCTACTACGACCAGGTGGCCCAGATCGAGCTACCGCACTGGAGCCAGGGCCGGGTGGTCCTGGTCGGCGACGCCTGCCAGGCCGTGTCCCTGCTCGCCGGTCAGGGTGCCTCGCTGGCCGTCGCCGGGGCGGAGACCCTCGCCGCCGAGCTGTCCCGCGCGTCGGCCACCCCCGTTCCCGACCCCGGTGCCCACTCCGGCCGGACGGCCGCCGACCCGCGCACGGCCGCCGCCGACGCCCGCGTGATCGCCACCGACCGGCTGGCGATCGCGTTGCGCCGCTACGAAACCGCGATGCGGCCGATCGTCGCCGACACGCAGCGAACGGCCCGGCGCGGGGTGCGCTGGTTCGTGCCGGAGCGCCAATGGTGGCTACGGGTTCGCCGGCTCGCCCTGGCCGCCGCCGGACTGCCCGGCGTCGACCGGATCATCGCCCGCTCCGTGGTCGGCAAGTCCCGGGGCTGA
- a CDS encoding MoxR family ATPase, whose product MHSAIAVTPAQLPDFLLHVAVVRPVFVWGAPGIGKSSLVRQFAASLGLDCVTLVGTQLAAEDLIGVPELRDGRSRFAPPESIARDEPYCLFLDELNASTPEVQKAFYSLILDRRIGAYELPAGSIVIGAGNRATDNALARPMASALVNRLVHVHLRASVDDWLAWAVGAGVHHWVVAYLTERPDHLWVNPPKVEEVFSTPRSWHMLSDALRSYGDDIADDTLRLLAAGTLSSAHAAGFCGYVKIVRHRYGLDAVVRGDVGWPAAATDRDVLYFLAEAFRARLVKELPASKEHASAAMRQFAHRAKALLVELAAISLECAQLVIATGEDGAPVLPAWFLVEVSRDLPRLVAART is encoded by the coding sequence GTGCATTCCGCGATCGCCGTCACCCCGGCCCAGCTGCCGGACTTCCTGCTGCACGTGGCGGTGGTCCGGCCGGTGTTCGTCTGGGGTGCCCCGGGGATCGGCAAGAGTTCGCTGGTACGCCAGTTCGCCGCCTCGCTCGGCCTGGACTGTGTGACCCTGGTCGGCACGCAGCTCGCCGCCGAAGACCTGATCGGGGTGCCGGAGCTGCGCGACGGCCGTAGCCGATTCGCGCCACCCGAGTCGATCGCCCGCGACGAGCCGTACTGCCTGTTCCTCGACGAGTTGAACGCCTCCACGCCGGAGGTGCAGAAGGCGTTCTACTCCCTGATCCTGGACCGGCGCATCGGTGCGTACGAGTTGCCGGCCGGCTCGATCGTGATCGGGGCGGGCAACCGGGCCACCGACAACGCGCTCGCCCGGCCGATGGCGTCGGCACTGGTCAACCGGCTGGTCCACGTCCATCTGCGGGCCAGTGTCGACGACTGGTTGGCCTGGGCGGTGGGTGCCGGCGTCCACCACTGGGTGGTCGCCTACCTGACCGAACGCCCCGACCACCTGTGGGTGAATCCGCCCAAGGTGGAGGAGGTGTTCTCCACCCCGCGCAGCTGGCACATGCTCTCCGACGCGCTGCGCTCCTACGGCGACGACATCGCCGACGACACGCTGCGACTGCTGGCCGCCGGGACGTTGAGCTCCGCGCACGCGGCCGGGTTCTGCGGGTACGTGAAGATCGTGCGACACCGGTACGGTCTCGACGCCGTCGTCCGGGGCGACGTCGGCTGGCCGGCCGCCGCCACCGACCGCGACGTGCTGTACTTCCTGGCCGAAGCGTTCCGGGCCCGACTGGTCAAGGAGCTGCCGGCCAGCAAGGAACACGCCTCGGCGGCGATGCGGCAGTTCGCGCACCGGGCCAAGGCGCTGCTGGTCGAGTTGGCGGCGATCTCCCTGGAATGCGCCCAGCTGGTCATCGCCACCGGGGAGGACGGCGCACCGGTGCTGCCCGCCTGGTTCCTGGTCGAGGTGAGCCGGGACCTGCCCCGGCTGGTCGCCGCCCGTACCTGA
- a CDS encoding TetR/AcrR family transcriptional regulator produces MVRTAAERGRQVRARLRAAAAESIAEHGWSGVSTRGVAERAGVAPGLVHYHYSSLHALLTEAAVAAITDLAGELDALLAAAPTPEAGVRSMLAALDGHSGTDPTALLFAETYLAAARHDDLRQALSGVLAGVRERLSGWLAGHGVVDPTSTAAALVAAVDGMMLHRPLSPGPMADAVAGPLTRMLGRDAAAGGDRE; encoded by the coding sequence ATGGTTCGGACCGCCGCCGAGCGCGGCCGGCAGGTGCGGGCCCGGCTGCGGGCAGCAGCAGCCGAGTCGATCGCCGAACACGGCTGGTCCGGCGTCAGTACCCGGGGCGTCGCCGAGCGGGCCGGTGTCGCCCCCGGCCTGGTCCACTACCACTACTCGTCGCTACATGCGCTGCTCACCGAAGCGGCCGTCGCCGCGATCACCGATCTCGCCGGCGAACTGGACGCCCTGCTGGCCGCCGCGCCGACCCCCGAGGCCGGCGTACGGTCGATGCTCGCCGCCCTCGACGGCCATTCCGGCACCGACCCGACCGCACTGCTGTTCGCCGAGACCTACCTCGCCGCCGCTCGGCACGACGACCTGCGGCAGGCCCTGAGTGGAGTCCTCGCCGGCGTGCGTGAACGGCTGTCCGGCTGGCTCGCCGGCCACGGGGTCGTCGATCCGACGTCCACCGCCGCCGCGCTGGTCGCCGCCGTCGACGGCATGATGCTGCACCGTCCGCTGTCGCCGGGCCCGATGGCGGACGCGGTCGCCGGACCGCTCACCAGGATGCTCGGCCGGGACGCCGCGGCGGGAGGAGACCGAGAATGA
- a CDS encoding AraC family transcriptional regulator, translating to MSDRRFVGSGGLAGLTQAVRESLVPQTIKAHEPAAFRARLRDTEIGHLRLVSAALGPLQAHRTVAPAATGSVFLLLGVNARGEIRHRHGREPITPGHLVVVPSSEGFTVEYPSPSRVLFVVLSEPVVTDRYPLLDGPIRSAPLEPVAAVLVRQLPHLMSAAERAGAVGRSGGPPGSVGRSGGPPGAVGRSGGPPGAVGRSGGRPAEPPGELPAELPGILDGLLQLTLRSTIGETSGQPLPALRVAAERLIEQELARPDRTVPELAVPQLAARLAVSVRQLHRAFEPTGHTVAEYVRLRRLAACAHALRDTSMTVTELAHRYGFASASHLGVLFRARYGTSPGRWRGSDGDPAPR from the coding sequence ATGAGCGACCGGCGCTTCGTGGGCTCCGGCGGACTCGCCGGATTGACCCAGGCGGTCCGCGAGTCGCTCGTGCCCCAGACGATCAAGGCCCACGAGCCGGCGGCCTTCCGGGCCCGACTCCGGGACACCGAAATCGGCCACCTGCGGCTCGTCTCGGCCGCGCTCGGCCCGCTTCAGGCACACCGCACGGTCGCACCGGCCGCGACGGGAAGCGTGTTCCTGCTGCTTGGCGTCAATGCCCGGGGAGAGATCCGGCACCGACACGGCCGTGAGCCGATCACCCCGGGCCACCTGGTCGTGGTGCCCAGCTCCGAAGGCTTCACCGTCGAATACCCATCGCCGTCGCGGGTGCTGTTCGTGGTGCTATCCGAGCCGGTCGTCACCGACCGCTACCCGCTGCTGGACGGTCCGATCCGTTCGGCACCGCTGGAACCGGTGGCCGCCGTGCTGGTCCGCCAGCTGCCGCACCTGATGTCGGCCGCCGAGCGCGCGGGCGCGGTCGGACGATCCGGCGGGCCACCCGGCTCGGTCGGACGATCCGGCGGGCCACCCGGCGCGGTCGGACGATCCGGCGGGCCACCCGGCGCGGTCGGACGATCCGGCGGGCGGCCGGCTGAGCCACCTGGCGAACTGCCGGCCGAGCTGCCGGGGATCCTCGACGGACTGCTGCAGCTGACGCTGCGGAGCACGATCGGAGAGACCAGCGGGCAGCCGTTGCCGGCGCTGCGGGTGGCGGCCGAGCGGCTGATCGAGCAGGAACTGGCCCGTCCCGACCGTACGGTGCCGGAGTTGGCCGTACCGCAGCTGGCCGCAAGACTGGCGGTCTCCGTACGGCAGCTGCACCGGGCGTTCGAGCCGACCGGCCACACCGTCGCCGAATACGTCCGGCTACGTCGGCTGGCCGCCTGCGCGCACGCGTTGCGCGACACGTCGATGACGGTGACCGAGCTGGCCCACCGGTACGGGTTCGCGTCCGCTTCCCACCTCGGTGTGCTGTTCCGAGCCCGGTACGGGACCAGCCCCGGTCGGTGGCGCGGATCTGACGGAGACCCGGCACCGCGCTGA
- a CDS encoding IS4 family transposase codes for MVDQIAITRTVRVAAGVFAPGHLGELTQFLPFEMVDEVLAATRRTQQRIRLLPARVVVYLVLAGCLFAELGYGQVWRKLTAGLTGLDLTEPASGTLREARQRLGSTPLRALFDLLRGPAVTTATHAVRWRGLLVTAIDGTTMSVADAEAVRVRYRKQRGNHGGAGYPALRLSVLLTCGTRSIIDAVFAPLGTSELDQARSLARSLAAGMLLLADRNYAAADLIQTLAATRADLLIRCKNGRRLPVIRRYHDGSWLSTIGTVRVRVVDAEISVQTIDGVRTGGYRLITTLLDPRTHPAGELIKLYHRRWEVETAYLEIKSSILGGRVLRARTPDGIDQEVYALLVVYQILRNAMTDATDSRPGTGPDRASFTTALNAARDQVTHAAGVLADTVIDLVGAIGRAVLAHLLPERRIRVKTRMIKRSNSKYQARGPNVDRRSYKATIAIDIITNTC; via the coding sequence TTGGTCGATCAGATTGCCATAACTCGGACGGTGCGGGTAGCCGCAGGTGTGTTCGCGCCGGGTCATCTGGGTGAGTTGACCCAGTTCCTGCCCTTCGAGATGGTCGATGAGGTCCTTGCCGCGACCCGTCGTACCCAGCAGCGGATCCGGCTACTCCCGGCCCGGGTCGTGGTCTACCTCGTCCTCGCAGGCTGCTTGTTCGCCGAACTCGGCTACGGGCAGGTGTGGCGGAAACTGACCGCCGGTCTGACCGGGCTGGATCTGACCGAACCGGCCTCAGGCACGTTACGGGAGGCGCGTCAGCGGCTCGGGTCGACGCCGTTGCGGGCCCTGTTCGATCTGCTGCGCGGCCCGGCGGTCACCACGGCGACGCACGCCGTGCGGTGGCGGGGCCTGCTGGTGACAGCGATCGACGGGACCACGATGTCGGTCGCCGACGCCGAGGCGGTCCGGGTCCGTTACCGCAAACAACGGGGTAACCACGGCGGCGCGGGCTACCCGGCACTACGGCTGAGTGTCCTGCTGACCTGCGGCACCCGCTCGATCATCGACGCCGTGTTCGCTCCACTCGGCACCAGCGAACTCGACCAGGCCCGCTCCCTGGCCCGGAGCCTGGCCGCCGGGATGCTGCTGTTGGCCGACCGTAACTACGCCGCCGCCGACCTCATCCAGACACTCGCCGCCACCAGGGCCGACCTGCTGATCCGCTGCAAGAACGGCCGCCGCCTGCCGGTGATCCGCCGGTACCACGACGGATCCTGGCTGTCGACCATCGGCACGGTACGGGTGCGGGTCGTGGACGCTGAGATCAGCGTCCAGACCATCGACGGCGTCCGCACGGGCGGCTACCGGCTGATCACCACCCTGCTCGACCCACGCACCCACCCGGCCGGCGAACTGATAAAGCTGTACCACCGCCGGTGGGAGGTCGAAACCGCCTACCTGGAGATCAAATCCAGCATCCTCGGCGGCCGGGTCCTGCGCGCGCGTACTCCCGACGGCATCGACCAGGAGGTCTACGCCCTGCTGGTCGTCTACCAGATCCTGCGTAACGCCATGACCGACGCCACCGACAGCCGGCCCGGCACCGGCCCTGACCGGGCCAGCTTCACCACCGCCCTGAACGCCGCCCGCGACCAGGTCACCCACGCCGCCGGCGTCCTCGCCGACACCGTCATCGACCTGGTCGGCGCCATCGGTCGTGCGGTTCTGGCCCACCTGCTACCTGAGCGTCGGATCCGGGTGAAGACCCGCATGATCAAACGCTCGAACTCCAAGTACCAAGCCCGCGGACCCAACGTAGACCGACGCAGCTACAAAGCCACCATAGCCATCGATATAATCACAAACACTTGCTAA
- a CDS encoding alpha/beta hydrolase, which yields MRFVLIHGSWHDGSCWDGVRRHLEAAGHEVYAPTLPGNGAGGDPTVTMARTVGSVVDLLTDKDLHDVVLVGHSFGGAVVQAVAVAVPQRLARLVFHNAYVLGDGDTVLQHLPPSAAAAFGSLATADGTLMLPYEAFRATFIQDADEATARAAYARLTPEPLGRSGEPLPLPGFTELPVPRSYVYATDDIAFPVEEFTWHPGQSARLGQFRLVELPGSHEVLFSDPAALARALGAAGQAD from the coding sequence ATGCGGTTCGTCCTGATCCACGGATCCTGGCACGACGGCAGCTGTTGGGATGGGGTCCGCAGGCACCTCGAAGCGGCCGGACACGAGGTGTACGCGCCGACGCTGCCCGGCAACGGCGCCGGCGGCGATCCCACGGTCACCATGGCGCGGACGGTCGGCAGCGTCGTCGACCTGCTGACCGACAAGGATCTCCACGACGTGGTGCTCGTCGGGCACAGCTTCGGCGGAGCGGTGGTCCAGGCGGTGGCGGTGGCGGTGCCGCAGCGACTCGCCCGCCTGGTGTTCCACAACGCGTACGTACTCGGCGACGGCGACACAGTGCTACAACACCTGCCGCCGTCGGCGGCGGCCGCCTTCGGATCCCTGGCCACGGCGGACGGCACGCTGATGCTGCCGTACGAGGCGTTCCGCGCCACGTTCATCCAGGACGCCGACGAGGCCACCGCCCGCGCCGCGTACGCCCGGTTGACCCCCGAGCCGTTGGGCCGCTCCGGTGAACCGCTCCCACTGCCCGGCTTCACCGAACTACCGGTGCCGCGCAGCTACGTGTACGCCACCGACGACATCGCGTTCCCGGTCGAGGAGTTCACCTGGCACCCCGGCCAGTCCGCCCGACTCGGGCAGTTCCGCCTGGTGGAACTGCCGGGATCGCACGAGGTCCTGTTCAGCGACCCGGCGGCGCTGGCGCGGGCCCTCGGCGCGGCGGGACAGGCGGACTGA
- a CDS encoding amidase, producing MRESLDGSVRESLDGSVRELLDGSVRDLAAAVNGGAVDPAEIVRAAAARIEALDPGIGAVVRLDPDRALRRLRAGRRVTGPLAGLPYLVKDLHAEVDGLPLARGSRLFAGLDPAGTSTMVARLEAAGALVIGRTSSPEFGLNITTEPVLYGPTRNPWNRQRSPGGSSGGAAAAVAAGMVPAAHASDSGGSIRIPAAWCGLVGFKPTRGRNPAGPYRVDDWSGLSHEHAITRTVADSALLLSVTSGPAIGEPYPAPADHTRPRPSTIGVLVDTPSGDPVAPAYLLAVRECAAALAALGHRVVPLPAVEAAGRIGPVLGAVIAGHLAATVDDLARTTGRQAGPDTVEPAVLDLIERGRRADATSQVRATLELRRLAGELAGALATVDLVLSPTTARPAPPLGTLHTDRTATELFREIFTISPFVGMFNVTGGPALSLPWGLDDDAMPIGLQLAGHPGCDQLVLEVAAALEEAQPDRVRLRRDGRRGDDGAGVRPAVDPLDAR from the coding sequence GTGCGGGAATCGCTGGACGGGTCGGTGCGGGAATCGCTGGACGGGTCGGTGCGGGAGTTGCTGGACGGGTCGGTGCGCGACCTGGCGGCGGCGGTCAACGGCGGCGCGGTCGACCCGGCGGAGATCGTACGGGCGGCAGCGGCCCGGATCGAGGCGCTCGACCCGGGGATCGGCGCGGTGGTACGCCTCGACCCCGACCGGGCGCTCCGCCGGTTGCGTGCCGGTCGACGGGTGACCGGGCCACTCGCCGGCCTGCCCTACCTGGTCAAGGACCTGCACGCCGAGGTCGACGGGTTGCCGCTGGCCCGAGGCAGCCGGTTGTTCGCCGGGCTCGACCCGGCCGGCACCTCGACGATGGTCGCCCGGTTGGAAGCGGCGGGCGCGCTGGTGATCGGCCGGACCAGTTCGCCGGAGTTCGGCCTGAACATCACCACCGAGCCGGTCCTGTACGGCCCGACCCGCAACCCGTGGAATCGGCAGCGCTCACCGGGTGGCTCCAGCGGCGGCGCGGCGGCGGCGGTCGCCGCCGGCATGGTGCCGGCCGCGCACGCCAGCGACAGCGGCGGGTCGATCCGGATCCCGGCGGCGTGGTGCGGGCTGGTCGGGTTCAAGCCGACCCGGGGCCGGAACCCGGCCGGCCCGTACCGGGTAGACGACTGGAGCGGGCTCAGCCACGAGCACGCGATCACGCGGACGGTGGCCGACTCGGCGCTGCTGCTCTCGGTCACCAGCGGGCCGGCGATCGGCGAGCCCTATCCCGCCCCGGCCGACCACACCCGGCCGCGCCCGTCGACGATCGGAGTGCTGGTCGACACCCCGTCCGGGGATCCGGTCGCGCCGGCGTACCTGCTCGCGGTGCGGGAATGCGCCGCCGCGCTGGCCGCGCTGGGGCATCGGGTCGTGCCGCTGCCGGCGGTGGAAGCCGCCGGCCGGATCGGGCCGGTGCTCGGCGCGGTGATCGCCGGGCACCTCGCGGCCACGGTGGACGACCTGGCCCGCACCACCGGCCGCCAAGCCGGGCCGGACACCGTCGAACCAGCCGTGCTCGACCTGATCGAGCGGGGACGGCGGGCCGACGCGACGAGCCAGGTACGGGCCACGTTGGAGCTGCGCCGGCTCGCCGGGGAGTTGGCCGGGGCGCTGGCGACCGTGGATCTCGTACTCAGCCCGACGACCGCTCGCCCGGCCCCGCCGTTGGGCACGCTGCACACCGACCGTACGGCCACCGAGCTGTTCCGGGAGATCTTCACCATCTCGCCGTTCGTCGGCATGTTCAACGTGACCGGCGGACCGGCGCTGAGTCTGCCCTGGGGTCTCGACGATGACGCGATGCCGATCGGGCTGCAGCTCGCCGGACACCCCGGCTGCGACCAGCTCGTGCTCGAGGTCGCGGCCGCTCTGGAAGAGGCCCAGCCGGACCGGGTACGGCTGCGGCGCGACGGGCGTCGCGGCGACGACGGTGCCGGCGTCCGGCCGGCGGTGGACCCACTCGACGCTCGCTGA
- a CDS encoding IS630 family transposase, translated as MADLVRVRRLSDHEGQQLLRITRRGTGSPIRLRRAMVVLASAGGNTVPAIARLVQADEDTIRQVIHRFNEMGMASLDPRWAGGRPRQISPDDETFIIETATTRPEKLGRPFTRWSVRKLADHLSSHASRRVQVGRERLRQILHRHKITFQRTKTWKESTDPDRDAKLARIEEVTARFPHRVFAFDEFGPLVIRPQAGAGWAPAGHPRRLPANYHKLHGVRQFHGCYSVGDDQLWGVVRRHKSAANTLAALKSIRAARPDGAPIYVILDNLSAHRGRTIRGWAARNKVELCFTPTYASWANPIEAQFGPLRTFVIAGSNHPNHPALTRRLQTYLRWRNANARHPDVLAAQRRERARIRSERQQRWGQPTTRAA; from the coding sequence GTGGCAGATCTTGTACGTGTACGGCGGTTGAGTGACCACGAAGGTCAGCAGCTGCTGCGAATCACCCGCAGGGGAACCGGTTCCCCGATCCGACTGCGACGCGCGATGGTCGTGCTCGCCTCGGCCGGCGGGAACACCGTGCCGGCGATCGCCCGCCTGGTACAGGCCGACGAGGACACGATCCGGCAGGTCATCCACCGGTTCAACGAGATGGGCATGGCCAGCCTGGACCCTCGGTGGGCGGGTGGCCGTCCCCGCCAGATCAGTCCCGATGACGAGACGTTCATCATCGAGACGGCCACCACCCGCCCCGAGAAGCTGGGGCGGCCGTTCACCCGCTGGAGCGTGCGCAAGCTCGCCGACCACCTGAGCTCGCACGCCTCCCGTCGCGTCCAGGTGGGGCGGGAACGACTTCGGCAGATCCTGCACCGACACAAGATCACCTTCCAACGGACGAAGACGTGGAAGGAGTCCACCGACCCCGACCGGGACGCCAAGCTCGCCCGCATCGAGGAGGTGACCGCCCGGTTCCCGCACCGGGTGTTCGCTTTCGACGAGTTCGGGCCCCTGGTGATCCGTCCGCAGGCCGGCGCCGGATGGGCACCGGCCGGACACCCGCGCCGGCTACCCGCGAACTATCACAAGCTGCACGGCGTCCGACAGTTCCACGGCTGCTACTCCGTCGGCGACGACCAACTCTGGGGCGTCGTCCGACGACACAAGAGCGCCGCGAACACCCTCGCCGCCCTAAAGTCGATCCGCGCCGCCCGTCCGGACGGGGCACCGATCTACGTCATCCTGGACAACCTCTCCGCGCACAGAGGCCGCACGATCCGCGGGTGGGCGGCCCGGAACAAGGTCGAACTCTGCTTCACCCCGACCTACGCCTCCTGGGCCAACCCGATCGAGGCCCAGTTCGGGCCACTGCGCACCTTCGTCATCGCCGGGTCGAACCACCCCAACCACCCCGCCCTGACCCGGAGGCTGCAGACATACCTACGCTGGCGCAACGCCAACGCCCGTCATCCCGACGTCCTGGCCGCCCAACGCCGCGAACGAGCCCGCATACGCAGCGAACGACAACAACGCTGGGGCCAACCCACTACCCGCGCAGCCTGA